In Clostridiales bacterium, a genomic segment contains:
- a CDS encoding radical SAM protein — translation MNWINFVRTILTRTKKPFVFLNECDQNLDYLSLDNLGLYIHIPFCAKICPFCPYCKTVYQKDLADNYINALINEIHMVGKQSGDKKRVTSLYFGGGTPCLCIDAIGEIIDAVKQYFIITEGIGIELHPQDLNDDVFKKLKQAQIAKISIGVQSFDENCLNFLGRKNEIDIQKLNNLLLKYPFETVSIDFIFGIPGQTFESLKKDFEIAFGCQANHVAIYPLIEFSFFQPEQKTTLRQKRKLLNKILDYCQQKGYERTSIWTFSKDGGHYSSMTRQNFLGFGCSATTLLLRQFKINTFDVQEYINRINSNRLPTALTCRFTKHQRMIYYLFWTAYSTIINPQDFEKFFGESLRKNYGFELFLARVLGFLKKKNNIYYLTKRGTYYFYYFERFYTLSYIDKMWNIMRKQSFPQKIEL, via the coding sequence ATGAATTGGATTAATTTTGTCAGGACTATCCTTACAAGAACAAAAAAGCCCTTTGTCTTTTTAAATGAATGCGACCAAAACCTAGATTATTTGTCTTTGGATAATCTAGGTCTTTATATACATATTCCTTTTTGCGCCAAGATTTGCCCTTTTTGTCCTTATTGCAAAACAGTCTACCAAAAAGATTTGGCCGATAATTACATAAACGCGTTAATCAATGAAATCCATATGGTCGGCAAACAATCCGGCGATAAAAAGCGCGTCACCAGCTTGTATTTTGGAGGCGGGACGCCTTGCCTTTGCATTGATGCGATAGGAGAAATTATTGACGCGGTAAAACAATACTTTATTATAACCGAAGGCATAGGGATAGAACTGCATCCGCAAGACTTGAACGACGATGTTTTTAAAAAGTTAAAACAAGCGCAAATTGCCAAGATAAGCATAGGCGTCCAATCCTTTGACGAAAATTGCCTAAATTTTTTGGGAAGAAAAAATGAAATAGACATCCAAAAATTAAATAACTTGCTTTTAAAATACCCCTTTGAAACGGTATCAATAGATTTTATATTTGGCATACCCGGCCAGACATTTGAAAGCCTAAAAAAAGATTTTGAGATTGCTTTTGGGTGTCAAGCCAACCATGTGGCGATATATCCTTTGATTGAGTTTTCTTTTTTTCAACCCGAACAAAAAACGACCTTAAGACAAAAAAGAAAATTGCTCAATAAGATTTTGGACTATTGCCAACAAAAAGGCTATGAGCGCACTTCTATATGGACCTTTTCCAAAGACGGCGGGCATTATTCCTCAATGACCAGGCAGAACTTTTTGGGCTTTGGTTGCTCGGCCACGACGCTATTGCTCCGTCAATTTAAGATAAATACTTTTGATGTTCAAGAATATATAAACAGAATTAATAGCAACCGCTTGCCTACCGCGCTTACTTGCCGTTTCACCAAACACCAGCGCATGATTTATTATTTGTTTTGGACGGCGTATTCCACTATTATTAACCCCCAAGACTTTGAAAAGTTTTTTGGCGAATCCCTGCGCAAAAATTATGGCTTTGAATTATTCCTAGCGCGCGTTTTAGGGTTTTTAAAAAAGAAAAATAATATTTATTATTTGACCAAACGAGGAACATATTATTTCTATTATTTTGAAAGATTTTATACGCTCTCGTATATAGATAAAATGTGGAATATTATGAGAAAGCAAAGTTTTCCCCAAAAAATAGAATTATAG
- a CDS encoding pyridoxamine kinase produces the protein MDRQKRVVAIHDISCFGRCSLTVALPVISAAKIETSIIPTAILSTHTGGFTGYTYRDLTEDILPIVKHWQSLNLEFDAIYTGFLGSFEQIDIIAQVFDMLKTKDNLIIVDPVMADHGQLYKIFPDNFPQGMKKLCQKADIIVPNMTEAALLVDEPYSPGPYKPEYIEKTLKKLSAFANLVVLTGVFFDEENLGAAAYDKARDEISYAFSKKINGFYHGTGDVFGSALTAALVNKEPLNRAIEIAVKFTASSIQRSFEAKTDVRFGVNFEAGLQDLLKL, from the coding sequence ATGGACAGACAAAAACGCGTTGTCGCAATACATGATATATCATGCTTTGGCAGATGTTCCTTGACGGTCGCGCTTCCTGTCATCTCGGCGGCGAAAATAGAGACGAGCATTATCCCCACAGCTATTTTATCAACGCACACGGGCGGTTTTACGGGCTATACTTATCGCGATTTGACCGAGGATATCTTGCCCATAGTAAAGCATTGGCAAAGCCTCAATTTAGAATTTGACGCTATTTATACGGGATTTTTAGGTTCTTTTGAGCAGATTGATATTATAGCCCAAGTCTTTGATATGCTAAAAACCAAAGACAATCTTATAATAGTCGATCCCGTAATGGCCGACCATGGCCAGTTATACAAAATTTTTCCCGATAATTTTCCCCAAGGCATGAAAAAGTTGTGCCAAAAAGCCGACATAATTGTCCCCAATATGACCGAGGCCGCGTTGCTTGTGGATGAGCCATACAGTCCCGGTCCATATAAACCAGAATACATAGAAAAGACGCTAAAAAAACTATCGGCTTTTGCCAATCTAGTGGTTTTAACGGGCGTATTTTTTGACGAAGAAAATCTAGGCGCCGCGGCGTATGACAAGGCAAGGGATGAAATAAGCTACGCTTTTTCAAAAAAGATAAACGGATTTTATCACGGCACGGGCGATGTGTTTGGCAGCGCGCTTACCGCCGCCTTGGTCAATAAAGAGCCTTTAAATAGAGCCATAGAGATAGCGGTCAAATTCACGGCCTCAAGCATCCAAAGGTCGTTTGAAGCCAAAACCGATGTAAGATTTGGCGTTAACTTTGAAGCGGGATTGCAAGATTTGTTAAAATTATAA
- a CDS encoding superoxide dismutase family protein, with the protein MFFRNYAERAIAVIKGGPHYPNINGEIEFRQLSEGVEVIVRVHNLPPFYREGDLAVGPFGFHIHDGNSCEPGTQDNPFPETGAHYNPTNAIHPNHAGDLPIIMPMSDGSAFMRFITDRFRLNEVLGKPVLIHQSPDDFRAQPAGNSGLKIACGIITPIR; encoded by the coding sequence ATGTTTTTTAGAAATTATGCCGAGCGGGCGATTGCCGTAATTAAAGGCGGTCCGCATTATCCAAATATAAACGGCGAAATAGAGTTCAGGCAGCTAAGCGAGGGCGTGGAAGTAATAGTAAGGGTACATAATTTGCCGCCGTTTTATAGGGAAGGGGATTTGGCGGTAGGACCGTTTGGCTTTCATATTCATGATGGCAACTCTTGCGAGCCCGGGACACAAGACAATCCTTTTCCCGAAACGGGCGCGCATTACAACCCGACCAACGCGATACACCCCAATCACGCGGGCGATTTGCCCATAATTATGCCTATGTCGGACGGGAGCGCGTTTATGAGATTTATTACAGATAGATTTAGGCTTAACGAAGTATTAGGCAAACCCGTATTAATCCATCAATCACCCGACGATTTCCGCGCGCAGCCTGCCGGCAACTCTGGCCTTAAAATAGCCTGCGGAATAATAACGCCCATAAGATAG
- a CDS encoding 2-hydroxyacyl-CoA dehydratase, with amino-acid sequence MTNKISIGLDVGSTTIKTAVLDENKNIIYSSYQRHYSDIKKTLVDVLNEILKRFDSFSIMVTGSGGIAVSRWLDIPFIQEVVAGVKAIEVFADRTDVAIELGGEDAKITYFNNGSVEQRMNGTCAGGTGAFLDQMATLLNVEIGQLNDLAAQAKTIYPIASRCGVFAKSDIQPLLNDGALITDLAASVFQSVVNQTISGLACGMPIRGNVAFLGGPLHFLPELRKRFIETLKLKDDEVIVPENSEIFNAIGAALAAGNDIKTNKQLETKLRALEDIEEHEIMRLPALFSSEEELAQFRARHSKASVPHGDIKKTQGACFLGIDAGSTTTKAALIDSKNQIVYFWYGSNGGNPLKSVIKILKEIYAKLPDSAYIAYSCVTGYGENLIKKALGVDMGEIETMAHYTASEYVLPGVDFVLDIGGQDMKCLRIKNQTVDSILLNEACSSGCGSFIETFASALGLKAEEFAKMGLMADNPVDLGSRCTVFMNSRVKQAQKEGASIGDISAGLSYSVVKNALYKVIKIRDPEELGQKIIVQGGTFLNESVLRAFEIVSKREVVRPNIAGLMGAFGAALIAKKSYKGQPSTLKTYDEIINLKPQKETKHCKLCGNRCLLTITSFADGQKIITNNRCERGAGEELPPGLLPNLYQYKYERLFKYYKNPENAPRGKIGIPRVLGMYENYPFWHTFFSRLGYEVVLSPRSSRAIFDLGIETMPSESVCYPAKLAHGHIISLIKRGVKTIFYPCLPYEQKEDPKADNHYNCPIVCMYPEVLKNNIDELKKDVEFISPVLPLNNPKKLKKRLREVFSHIDKNEIHNAVDAAYEEDAHFKKDIRKKGEEVLQELIRTGKRGIVLAGRPYHVDPEINHGIADMINRYGFAILTEDSICHLKTTPRPLRVMDQWTYHSRLYAAAEVVRHTDNLEIVQLNSFGCGLDAVTTDQVMELMEAANKIYTVIKIDEVNNLGAARIRIRSLIAAVNERARKNVCCVPPPALTPKVDFTKAMKKTHTIIAPNMSPIHFVFLAEAIRQSGYNIQVLPESDPGAINVGLKYVNNDACYPAIITLGQIINTLQNGGYDLNKTAVIISQTGGGCRASNYIALLRKALKDANMGHVPVISFNLVGLDKCSGFRITFPMLIKLIMSLIYGDLFMRVLYAVRHYEKEPGRADRLLKKWEKLCLESLKSLNLFKFRKNLINIIREFDALPVHNIKKPRIGLVGEILVKFHPGANNQIVKIIEQEGCEAVMPEMLDFFLYGFENATIKYRLLDGTLWSKIKNDILIKIVDFIRAPMIKELKKTRFGYPLDIKTKAKMASKVVSLGSMSGEGWFLTAEMLELMREGVHNIVCMQPFACLPNHVTGKGVIKELKRQNPKANIVAIDYDPGASEVNQLNRLKLMLASAFKNLENKE; translated from the coding sequence GATTTGATAGCTTTAGCATAATGGTAACCGGCTCGGGCGGCATCGCCGTTTCTAGATGGTTGGATATACCTTTTATCCAAGAAGTTGTCGCGGGCGTGAAAGCCATTGAGGTTTTCGCGGACAGGACCGATGTCGCCATAGAACTAGGCGGCGAGGACGCCAAAATCACCTATTTTAACAACGGCAGCGTAGAACAGCGTATGAACGGCACTTGCGCGGGCGGCACGGGCGCGTTTTTAGACCAAATGGCAACGCTTCTTAATGTAGAGATCGGCCAGCTCAACGACTTGGCTGCGCAAGCCAAAACTATCTACCCTATCGCTTCACGATGCGGGGTTTTCGCCAAAAGCGATATTCAGCCTTTGCTCAACGACGGCGCGCTTATCACGGATTTGGCCGCCAGCGTGTTCCAGTCCGTAGTCAACCAGACTATTTCGGGTCTTGCCTGCGGCATGCCAATAAGGGGCAATGTCGCGTTTTTGGGCGGGCCTTTGCATTTTTTGCCCGAGCTTAGAAAGCGTTTTATTGAAACTTTAAAATTAAAAGACGATGAGGTAATCGTTCCCGAAAACTCTGAAATATTTAACGCCATTGGCGCGGCTTTGGCGGCAGGCAATGACATTAAAACCAATAAACAACTAGAAACCAAGTTAAGGGCGCTAGAGGATATTGAGGAACATGAAATTATGAGGCTGCCCGCGTTATTTTCTTCAGAGGAAGAATTAGCGCAATTCCGCGCGCGGCACAGCAAAGCCAGCGTTCCCCACGGCGATATTAAAAAGACGCAAGGCGCTTGTTTTTTGGGAATAGACGCGGGCTCCACGACCACAAAGGCGGCGTTGATAGATTCCAAAAATCAAATAGTTTATTTTTGGTATGGCTCTAACGGCGGCAATCCCTTAAAGTCGGTTATAAAAATATTAAAAGAAATTTACGCTAAATTGCCCGACAGCGCCTATATCGCCTACTCTTGCGTTACAGGCTATGGCGAAAACCTTATAAAAAAAGCGCTTGGCGTTGACATGGGCGAAATTGAAACAATGGCGCATTATACGGCGTCGGAATATGTCCTGCCCGGCGTGGATTTTGTGTTGGATATCGGCGGACAGGATATGAAATGCTTGCGCATAAAAAACCAAACCGTAGATAGTATTTTGCTTAACGAAGCCTGCTCCTCGGGCTGCGGCAGTTTTATAGAAACTTTTGCTTCCGCTTTGGGCTTAAAAGCCGAAGAATTTGCCAAAATGGGCCTCATGGCCGACAATCCCGTGGACTTGGGCTCAAGATGCACGGTATTTATGAACTCTCGCGTAAAACAAGCCCAAAAAGAAGGCGCCAGCATAGGCGATATCAGCGCGGGACTTTCGTATTCCGTGGTTAAAAACGCTTTGTATAAAGTTATAAAAATAAGAGACCCCGAAGAACTTGGCCAAAAAATCATTGTCCAAGGCGGAACATTTTTGAACGAGTCTGTTTTGAGGGCTTTTGAGATTGTCAGCAAAAGGGAGGTTGTGCGTCCCAATATAGCCGGGCTTATGGGAGCGTTCGGGGCGGCTCTTATAGCCAAAAAATCTTATAAAGGACAGCCTTCCACGCTAAAAACTTATGACGAGATTATTAACTTAAAGCCCCAAAAAGAAACCAAGCATTGCAAGCTGTGCGGCAATAGATGTCTTTTGACAATAACAAGTTTTGCGGACGGTCAAAAAATTATTACCAACAACCGTTGCGAAAGGGGCGCGGGCGAAGAATTGCCGCCCGGGCTTTTGCCCAACCTTTACCAATACAAATACGAAAGGCTTTTTAAATATTATAAAAATCCCGAAAACGCGCCAAGAGGAAAAATCGGTATCCCCAGAGTTTTGGGAATGTATGAAAACTATCCTTTTTGGCATACCTTTTTTTCAAGGTTAGGTTATGAAGTGGTTTTGTCGCCCCGTTCGTCGCGAGCGATATTTGATTTGGGCATAGAAACAATGCCTTCAGAATCGGTTTGTTATCCCGCTAAATTAGCGCACGGGCATATTATTTCTTTGATAAAACGCGGCGTAAAAACTATTTTTTATCCATGCTTGCCTTACGAACAAAAAGAAGATCCCAAAGCCGATAACCACTATAACTGCCCTATCGTATGCATGTATCCCGAAGTCTTAAAAAACAATATTGACGAACTAAAAAAAGACGTGGAATTTATCTCACCCGTTTTGCCGCTCAACAACCCTAAAAAATTGAAAAAAAGGTTGCGCGAAGTATTTAGCCATATAGATAAAAACGAAATTCATAATGCGGTTGACGCGGCTTACGAGGAAGACGCGCATTTTAAAAAAGACATTAGAAAAAAGGGCGAAGAGGTGCTGCAAGAGCTTATCCGCACGGGGAAACGCGGGATTGTGCTTGCGGGACGCCCTTATCATGTTGACCCCGAAATTAACCACGGCATAGCCGATATGATTAATAGATACGGTTTTGCTATCCTGACGGAAGACAGCATTTGCCATCTAAAGACGACGCCCAGGCCATTAAGAGTTATGGACCAATGGACTTATCATTCGCGTCTTTATGCCGCGGCCGAGGTAGTAAGGCATACGGACAATCTAGAAATCGTCCAGCTTAACTCTTTTGGCTGCGGATTGGATGCCGTCACTACCGATCAAGTTATGGAGCTGATGGAAGCTGCCAACAAAATTTATACCGTGATAAAAATTGACGAAGTCAATAATTTGGGCGCGGCGAGAATTAGAATACGGTCTTTGATTGCGGCGGTAAACGAGCGCGCAAGGAAAAATGTATGCTGCGTCCCTCCCCCCGCGCTTACGCCTAAAGTTGATTTCACCAAGGCGATGAAAAAGACGCATACCATAATCGCGCCCAATATGTCGCCCATTCATTTTGTGTTTTTGGCTGAAGCGATTAGGCAATCGGGATATAATATCCAGGTTTTGCCCGAGTCCGATCCGGGCGCGATTAATGTCGGGTTAAAATATGTAAACAATGACGCCTGCTATCCTGCCATTATCACTCTGGGACAAATCATTAACACTTTGCAAAATGGCGGTTATGACCTTAATAAAACGGCTGTTATAATTTCCCAAACAGGCGGCGGATGCAGAGCAAGCAATTATATCGCCCTTTTGAGAAAAGCGCTAAAAGACGCCAATATGGGACATGTGCCTGTTATCAGCTTTAACTTGGTCGGGCTTGATAAATGCAGCGGATTTAGGATTACTTTTCCTATGCTGATAAAGCTTATAATGTCGCTAATTTATGGCGATTTGTTTATGAGGGTGCTGTATGCGGTCAGACACTATGAAAAAGAACCGGGCAGAGCCGATAGATTGCTCAAAAAATGGGAGAAGCTTTGCTTAGAATCCTTAAAAAGCCTAAACTTGTTTAAGTTTAGAAAAAATCTTATCAATATCATAAGAGAATTTGACGCTTTGCCCGTCCATAATATCAAAAAACCGCGCATTGGTTTGGTGGGCGAAATTTTGGTCAAATTCCATCCCGGCGCAAATAACCAAATCGTAAAAATCATAGAACAAGAGGGCTGTGAAGCGGTTATGCCTGAGATGCTGGACTTTTTCTTGTATGGGTTTGAAAATGCCACTATAAAATACAGGTTGTTAGACGGGACTTTGTGGTCTAAGATAAAGAACGATATTTTAATTAAGATTGTAGATTTTATCCGCGCGCCGATGATAAAAGAACTCAAAAAGACTAGGTTTGGCTATCCTTTGGACATAAAAACTAAGGCCAAAATGGCAAGCAAGGTCGTTTCATTGGGCTCAATGAGCGGCGAAGGCTGGTTTTTGACGGCGGAGATGCTTGAGCTTATGCGCGAAGGCGTCCATAATATTGTGTGTATGCAGCCTTTTGCGTGCCTGCCCAACCATGTGACAGGCAAAGGCGTAATAAAAGAACTAAAACGCCAAAATCCCAAGGCTAATATCGTAGCCATTGACTACGACCCCGGCGCAAGCGAAGTCAACCAATTAAATAGGTTAAAATTAATGCTGGCCTCGGCTTTTAAAAACCTAGAGAACAAAGAATAA